The Bdellovibrio sp. GT3 genome contains the following window.
CACATCGCTTCGCTTATGAAAAACAAGGGCCGCATTATCTCTATGGATATCCACGAGTGGAAATTGCAAGAGTTGAAAGTGCGTGCGCGCCGTAACAGCGTCGACATCATTGAAACTCGAGTGATTGATTCCAGCAAAGTGATCAAACGTCTGCATGAAGAAGCAGACCGCGTGTTGTTGGATGTGCCTTGTTCAGGAATGGGCGTGCTTCGCCGCAATCCTGATTCCAAATGGAAATTGACGGAAGACGAAATCGCACGTCTGCAAACCCTGCAGTACGAGCTATTAACGTCGTATTCTAAAATGACCAAAAAAGGCGGCAAGATGGTTTACGCCACTTGCAGTTTGTTCCCATCAGAAAACGAAAAGCAAATCGCTCGCTTCATGAGTGAACACGGTAACGAGTGGACATTGGAAAAAGAGATGCACCTTCGTCCAGACCGTGAAGGCTTTGACGGCTTCTATGGCGCTCTTCTGATTCGCAAGTAATTACTTTGGGATAATGAACTGGACTTCCTCTGTCACTGGACCTCGAGGAAGTTCAGTAAGTACTTCGGAATACCGAAGAGTCTCATATGAAAACGTTTGCGGTACTTATTTTGACAATTCTTTTACCAATGTTGGCGAGTGCTAACATCATCGCAGAATTTTCTGGTACCTATTTAACTGAGAATCTTGGCTCCACAGATGTAAAAGAAAACTCCAGCAAATACTTCTACAACGTGGCTGGCTACCTCACAGTGAAAAAGAAACTGTATGCGGGGTGGAGTTACCTGGGGATTTCCATGACTGGAAAATCTGACGCCTCCGGGAGTGATCAAAACAGTTCCTACGTCACTGCAGACACCGGTCCGGTGATTAAGTATTACCTCGATAAAAGGCAGATCTACTCAGTGACAGCCGCTTACAACATTCTGTCGCGTGCGACCTTTAAGAATGTTGTCTCCGATGATTCAGAATCCTGGACAGGGACAAGTTTTTGGGTGGCTTTTGGCTTGATGCCTGAAATAAAAAATGGATTGCATATTGGTGTGTCCATTAATTACTACAGCGCCAGTTATACAAAGAAAACCGTCGATGGTACCGAGACCTCAGAGTCGAATACCAAGTCGTGGTTGTTTCCGTCGCTGACGATTTCCAAAGAGTGGTAGTTCTGAATTTTCCTTAGAAGAAAATTTTAATTCCGGATCTGATTCCTGTGCGATCGGTGATGGACTCGATCGTCGAAGCAGGTGCCGTGAGCTTCTGGCTTTCCTGATACCAGGCGCCGAAGATCCGCAAGGCTTTGAAGTCTATGAATACTCCCGCCTCTGTGTAAGCCTCTTTCACGTCACCCATTTGGTCATTCGTGGCCGGCATGAAGTAGCGATACTTCAAATCCATTCCGAAATACTTTGTCAGGTACAGTTGCAAAGCTGCCTGTCCAAATTGTTGTGATAGCTTTGTGGCTGCCGCTCCCTTGATATCCCGCGTGCGCATTCCGTAGCTAAGAGTGAGCCCGGTGTTTTGCAAAGAGTTACCCAGAATTCGCAGATTGAACATGCCGGAAAGATCTGAATAATCTTCGGCGGCATTGTTAATGTATTCGCCTCCAAGACCCACGAACTGCGCATAGGCCGCAAGCTCCCCGGAAAAAGTCGTGTGGCTGGAGTCAGCAAGGCTGCCATCTTGGGCGTGTTTGTCGTAGGACATATAACTTCCGCCCAGCATGAACTCGTAGGGAGAGGGGCTGTTCATGGACAGCCACTGATCCATCATCTTGTTTTTCTCTTTAATGGCGAGCCAGTCGGAAAGGGACCAACGGCCCTTTTCGCGGTCGGCGGCGCGTTTGGTCCAATCGAAGCCGCTGCTCCATTTGGAAGCCGTTTGGGCCTGGGAATGAAGGCCAAAGGATATAATGCATAACAGAAGTAAAAATGAAAATCTGGACATGCATACATTTTCTCGCTTTATTAGGGCGTAGTCTAAAATTTTCCCTGTTGAGACACAGGATGAGACAACAATATGAGACGTAAAAAACCGTCTCAAAGAAGGATGAACAGTGGTTCACGATTTAGATCCCTTTGCTTTAAGAATTTCTGGTGACTTTGGTGTGCGTTGGTATGGCCTGTCTTACATGATGGGTTTCATTTGTGCCTATTTGTTAATCAAATGGTTGGCACAACGTCAGCGCTCGGGGCTGAATGCCCAAATGGTAGGCGATTTCATCACATATACCGCGATTGGTACATTGGTGGGAGGTCGTCTTGGGTACGTGTTCTTCTACGGTCCTGACCTTCTGTGGAAATTCAAGTCTTCCTTCCCTTTCTGGGGAGTGTTGGCAGTGAATGAGGGCGGCATGGCGAGTCACGGCGGTATCATCGGTATCGTGATTGCCTGCTTGTTGTACGCACGCAAGTATTCTGTGAATGCGACGTACCTGTTTGACCTGGTCGCCGTTGTGGGTCCATTGGGGGTCTTCTTTGGTCGTATCGCAAATTTCATCAATGGTGAATTGGTGGGGCGTCCTTGTGATCCTTCATACCCGTTGGCGGTGAAGTTTCCTCAAGACATCGAGATGTGGCCTTCCCAGGATTTCTCTCGCCTTAATGACCTGACCACAGTGGTGGATAAAATTGGCGTCAGTCGTGAAACTTGGTTGGAGCTTTTGGGTAAATTCCATATGGACCAAGCCGCTCGTGAACAGGTTTATGGCACTCTCCACAATGTTGTGTTGTCCATTCAGGATGGCAATGCGGCGGCGAAAGCTGCGATTGAACCATTTTTGACTCCGCGCTATCCGTCACAGTTGTTTGCGGCAGTGGGCGAGGGTTTGTTCCTGTTTATCGTGCTTTTCTTCTTGTGGAGAAAACCGCGCAAACCAGGCTTTATCGCTTCCACATTCATCGTGCTTTATGCATTGGTAAGAATTGCTGATGAACACTTCCGTATGCCAGATGCACAAATCGGCTTCCAATGGTTGGGTCTGACTCGTGGTCAATGGCTGAGCGTTGTGATGCTGGCTGTGGGCTTCTTGTTGATGTTCGTATGGAGTCGTTCGGGTTCGTTGAAGATCCCGGGTTGGGGCCGCGGTCATTCGATTCGTTTGAACAGAAAATAGTTCCAGACGAATCAATAATTGAAATGAATTTCCAGGGCGAGTTTTCGAACTCGCCCTTTTTTTTGCCCGAATTTCGGCTGGTTTTTTAGCACTGGATTCTTAAATCAAAGTTTAAATTTCCCCTGTTTTTGCACAGATACCATTGGGAATTGTATATATTTACAATGTAACAACAATGTGGTATTATGGATTATGTAGAATTTGAGTGGGACGATGCCAAGGCTGCGTCCAACTATCGGAAACATGGCGTTCGATTTTCTGAAGCAGTGACGATATGGAAAGACGAGTCGGCCATTGAAGTGGCTGATTTGGATCATTCCACCCATGAAGAGCGTTGGGTTCGTATTGGCCTTTCTGTCGACATCAGAGTGATTGTCGTAGTTTATACGGAAAGATTTTTGGGATTTAAAGTAAGAGTGATTTCAGCTCGAAAAGCCACTGCTGTTGAAGTTGAGCAATATATGGTGAGAAAGATATGAAGAAAGAATACGATTTTACTAAGGCAAAGCGGGTTAAAAAAAGTAAAGATCTGAAAGTCTTGAAGACTTTCCGGTTGGATCCTGAGGTACTACTTTGGCTTGAGTCCGAGGGTGAAAAGCAAGGCATGGGATATCAGACTTTTTTAAATTGGTACTTGTTGAAAGTGATCAATCAGCAGGAAAGCATTGAAGACAGATTGCGTAAGCTTGAGCAGGCATTGTTTAAAAAAATTTGATGGTTTTACAGGAACCCCTCAGGGGATTCCTGTTTGAAGCTTTCAGTTATATTTTGAAATCGAAAGTGGCGATGTCTGATCTTGAGATTGTTTGTTGCTCGCCGGTTACAAAGTTTTTCACAGTGACCGTGCCGCTGGAAACCTCGTTTCCTCCCAAAATCAAAGCGTAATGCGCTCCCTTGTTATTGGCCTTTTGCATTTTCTTGCCCATTTTACCTGACAAAAAGTTTTCGACCTTGATTCCACGGGAACGGATTTCGTGGGCAAGCTTTACGCTTTCATCTTCACCAGCATCGTCGGCGCCAATCACTGCAACCAGGACTTCTTTGGCAATTGCCAATTCCTTAGGAGTTAGATCGGCCAAACGATCAATACCTGCGGCCCAGCCAACTCCTGGAGTTTTGGGGCCACCCATCATTTCGATCAGGCCATCATAACGGCCTCCAGCGAGTACGGTTCCTTGCGCGCCTAGTTTCGAAGTCGTGAATTCAAAAACAGTGTGACAGTAGTAGTCCAAGCCGCGCACAAGGTGATTGTTCACTTTGAATGGAATTCCCAATTTTTCGATTCCTGCCAAAACCTTTTTGAAGAAAGATCGCGAACTTTCATTGAGGTATTGTTCTAGTTTTGGAGCATCAGCATTAAGCTTCTTGTCGCCTTCGTCCTTGGAATCCAAAATGCGCAGAGGATTCTTCTCCAGACGATTTTTGGAGTCAGTTGACAGTTGTGATTCGTTGGATTTGAAGTAAGCCACCAAGGCGTCGCGATAAGCAGCGCGGCTTTCTGCGTCACCCAAGGTATTGATCTCAAGGGTGCAATCCGCGGAAATTCCGATTTGCTGCAATAAGTCCCAAGCCATGGCAATGCACTCCACATCTGCGTGAGGAGTGTCATAACCTAGACACTCTGCGCCCAATTGGAAGAATTGGCGGTAACGGCCTTTTTGCGGTCTCTCATAACGAAACATGGGGCCAGAATAATAAAACTTCAGGGGAAGATTTTGGCTCATGCCTTCTGAAATAAAAGCCCTCGCCACGCCGGCAGTTCCTTCGGGACGCAGGGTAAGGCTCTCTCCACCGCGATCTGTAAAGTCATAAGTCTCTTTACTGACAACGTCCGAGGTTTCGCCCAAAGTGCGATGAAAGACTTCAGAAAATTCGAAAATAGGCGTTTCTATTTCGCCAAAACCGTAAAGTTTTGCTTTTTGATAGGCTGATTCTTCGACAAAACGGAAGACATTGCTGTCTTCAGGAAGCAGATCGCGCGTGCCCCGCACTCTTTGGATTTTTTCGCTCATATTTTAGGCCCTCATAGTATCGCGGTTTTTTGTTATATCAGCCCATTTTCAGTCACGCAAAGCTATTGCAATTAAGGGGTTCGAGGGCTTTAATTAAGTAATGAAGAAATGGCTTATCCCGGGAATCCTTATCTTAGCCGTCATCGTCGCTGTCGCAGGTTATCAAATACTGGGTGGTGGACCGAGTATTTCTGGCGAAACTGTAAATTGGCGCCAATTGGGCGAGCTGGATTATATCACCGGAAATGCGCCACCAGAGCTTAAAGCCCTGGATAATCAACCCGTGAAACTTCCAGGCTTTATGGTGCCCCTTGAGGACGAACAACGTCAGGTTGTGGAGTTTCTTTTGGTGCCCAGTCCGCAGGCGTGCATTCACGTTCCAGCTCCACCGCCGAATCAGATGGTTTATGTCAAAATGAAAAAGGGTGTGCCGGCAATGCAGGGCCCAATTTGGGTGTATGGCACTTTGAAACTCGTAACCAAGCAGTCAATGTATGGTGACGCATCCTTCGAAATAACAGGTGAGGCGATTGAGCCTTACAAATAGGAGGTAACATGTTCAAGGCACTTTTTATTTCTGTATTTTCTTTGGCCGCAGTTGAATCGATGGCACATGCACATGGTGTGGCCACAGTAGACGTTGCGTTCGATGGCAAGAATGGAAGAATCCAGCTCCATGCGCCGGCATCCAGCATCTATGGCTTTGAGTACGAAGCCAAGTCAGTCAAAGATAAAGCCAATAAAGAAGCGGGGCTGAAGAAGTTTAATGATAAAGTGAATGACTTGTTTCAGTTTGCAGCCGACAACAAGTGTGAAGTAAAAATGGACTATAACGAAGTCGTGCAAAAGGAAAAGCATGCGGACGTAAATGCCATTTACAATGTCACTTGTGAAGTGGCGCCGGCAGGAACGTCTGTGACTTTGGGAGTTCAGGATGTGTTCAAACGAGTGAAGGCTGTGAAGGTCAATGTCATCTCCGGCGATACCCAGAAGTCCCAGGAAGTTAAGAAAAGCGGAGAAAAGGTTGAGCTCTAGTGAATCATTGATTGAAATTCAGAATCTGGAATACTCCTATGCCGGGGATAATAAGCCGACATTGGTGATTCCAGAGTTTTCCGTACGAAAAGGCGAGGAGCTGTTTTTGTATGGACCTAGTGGCACCGGGAAAACAACGCTTTTGGAATGCTTGGCAGGGGTTCTGCCTTTATCCAAGGGAAGTGTGAAAATCCTGGGTCGTGACCTGGCTCAAATGAGTTCTGCACAGCGAGATGCATTTCGCGCTGAACACATGGGTTATGTCTTTCAGAGTTTCAATTTGATTCCTTATTTGTCTGTCATTGAAAACATCGAGTTGCCTTTGCATCTAAGTCCCGTACGCAAAGCCCGCTTGGGCAGTGTGGACACCGATATGGTGATCCGTGCTTTGTGCGGAAACTTGGGAATCGGTGATTTGCTGGATAAAAAAGTGACTGAGTTGAGTGTCGGACAGCAGCAGCGTGTGGCTGTCGCGCGGGCCTTGTTGGGGAAGCCTGATTTGTTATTGGCCGATGAGCCAACGTCAGCATTGGATGCTGACCACCGCGAGAAATTTTTGAAGCTGCTTTTTGATTTGTCAGAACTTTATGGCACGACCGTGGTCTTTGTTTCCCATGATCGTGGCATTGAAAACCTATTTACCCGTTCCGTGTCGCTGGAATCAATTAACAGGACAACATGATGATCTTCTTGAACCTGGCTATTAAATCTTTAAAAAATCGCGCTTTTGCGACGACGTTGACAGTGCTTTCAATCGCACTCAGCGTTGCATTGTTTTTGTCGGTGGAGCGTGCACAACGGGCCGCTGAAGAAGGCTTCACGCAAACGATTTCCAAAACAGATTTGATCGTCGGTGCGCGCAGTGGTCCATTGCAGTTGATTCTTTACACTGTGTTCAATATAGGGACGCCGACACAAAATGTGTCCTTTGAGGCTTATCAGGATTTGCAAAAACATCCGGCGGTGGCCTGGACAATTCCTTATTCATTGGGCGACAGTCATCGCGGGTTCCGCGTGGTTGGTACCACTTCTGATTTTTTCAAACATTATCATTTCCGCGGTGACCAAAAGGTGTCCTTGCAATCTGGAACAGAAGTGCAGGGATTGTGGGATGTCGTAGTTGGTTCCGAAGTCGCACATCAGTTGGGCTACCAACTGGGTGACAGCATCGTTATTGCGCACGGAGTGACCAAGGGTGAGGGCATTGTCCATCACGATCACCGACCTTTTAAAATTACGGGCATCATGGCTCCGACGGGGACACCGTTGGATCGTGCAGTGTATATCAGCCTCGAAGGAATGGAAGCCCTGCACATGGACTGGCAAGATGGTGCTATGCCTGTTGCCGGCAAGGAAACACCGACTTCGCAAATCAAAAAAGAAAATATCAAGATCGATAACATCACGTCTTTCTTTATTGGCACAAAATCACGTATCGAAACACTGAAGCTGCAACGTGAAATCAATGAATACACGAAGGAGCCATTGCTGGCGATCATTCCTGGGGCGACCTTGAGTGAGCTATGGCATAGCCTTTCTTATGTGGAAAATGTTCTGCGCATTATCTCCTGGATGGTGTTGGCTGTGGGTTTCATGGGAATGCTGATTGCCTTGACCACCACACTGAACGAGCGTCGTCGTGAAATGGCGATTCTGCGCGCAGTGGGGGCAACACCGGGCCAGATCGTTGGCTTGTTGGTGTTTGAATCGGCAGTTTTGACAGTGGTCGGTGTTATAACCGGTGTGATTCTTTCTTTGCTACTGACGTATTCTTTGAAACCGTGGTTGCAAAACAGTTTTGGTTTGTACCTGGAAGGTTCGGCGATTACGTCGAAGGAATTTGTCTATATATTTGTGGCGATCTTTGTCGGTGTGTTGATTGGGTTGATTCCCGCTCTTCGTGCTCAAAAGCAGGCTTTAAAAGACGGACTGAGCGTTCGCGTCTAAATTCCCTGACACTTCCCTGACATAATCTTAACGGGGAAGTGATTCATCTAAGGCTGGGACTTTGTTAGTTTTCTGATATCCAAGATATCGGAGGATATAAAATGAAGTTCTTTATCGCCAGCGCTTTGGTTCTTAGCGCATTTGCCGCAAAAGCGGAATCCCTAGTGAAAATTGATGGTTCAAGCACTGTGTTTCCAGTGACAGAAGCTGTTTCAGAAGAATTCCAAGCATCAACGAAAGGTGCTATTCGTGTGACGGTGGGTGTTTCCGGCACAGGTGGCGGTTTCAAAAAATTCTGCCGTGGCGAAACGGACATCCAAAATGCGTCACGCCCGATCACTAAAGAAGAAATGAAAGCCTGCCGCGATTCCAAAGTGACTTACTACGAGTTACCAATTGCCTTCGATGCCATCGCGATCGTTGTGAATCCAAAAAATGACTGGGTGAAAGAAATCACAGCAGCAGAACTTAAAAAAATGTGGGAGCCGGAAGCTCAAGGCAAAATCATGACTTGGAAACAAGTGAACTCGAAATGGCCTGACGAAAAGCTATCCCTGTTCGGTGCTTCCACTGACAACGGTACATTTGACTACTTCACTGAAGCTATCGTCGAGAAATCAAAATCCTCTCGCGGTGACTACACAGCGTCTGTTGACCACAACACGCGCGTAACAGGTGTGAATGGTGCAAAAGGTGGTTTGGGTTACCTTCCGTTTGCTTACTACCTGACTAACAAGGACAAATTGAAACTTTTGGGAGTTGTGGGCGGTCCTAAAGCTCCATCTAAAAAAGCAGTTTTGCCGACAGAAAAAACTGTGATGTCAGGGGAGTACAATCCGTTGTCTCGTCCGATCTTCATCTACGTTTCTCAGGAAGCAATGGCTTCCAAGCCGCATGTTAAACAATACGTGGATTTCTATTTGAACAATGCCGCTGAAATGGCAAAACAAGTTCAATACATCCCACTTCCAGCGAACGCTTATAAAATGGCGAAAGAGCATGTGGAGAAAAAGAAAACGGGCTCCGTTTTCAAAGGCGAAGCGCACGTGGGTTTGACGATTGAACAGATTCTAAAAAAAGAAGCGGCTCTATAGGCCGCTTGCATTGTTAATAGTCCCTCTATGAGCGGCAGTCCCCAATGGGCTCCGCTCATTTCTTTTTGGGGCTAAGCTGCTTTGACTTTTACTTTGTCGGCGGATTCCGCCTCGTAGTCAGAGTACGGAGTTTTCACCTCGACATACTTGTCGCCAGCCTTGTAGGCGCGCACCTTGTACATCTTAATGGCTTCAGAACGGCCTTTGACTTCGGCAGCACCGGCCAATTCCACTTTAAAATCGTCGCCGACTTTATCGATCACCGTATCAGTCACCAGCAAGTCTGCACCGAAGGCTTTTGTGGAAGCCTCAATACGTGAAGCTGTATTTACGGTATTACCGATAACTGTGTACTCCATACGCTCGTCCGAACCGATGGTTCCGGAAATCGCGGTACCAGCATGAAGGCCCATACCGATATTAATCGCGGGTTGTCCACGCTCGATACGTTTTTCATTTAGTTTCTCCAGGGATCTGCGCATTTCCAGGCACGCACGAAGTGCATTGTGGGCATCGCGAGGCGTGGTTTTAGGTGCGCCCCAAACGGCCATGATCGCGTCACCGATGAATTTATCCACGACGCCACCATGGGAATTGATAATACCCACCATAACGCCAAAGTATTCATTCAGCATTTCCACGACTTCTTCCGGAGAACGTTTTTCCGAAAACGCGGTGAATCCACGGATGTCCGAGAAGAAAACCACCACCTCTTTGGATTGACCGCCGACACCGATGTCTTTGCCGATCAAGTCCTCGGTTACTGCCGAACCGTGGAACTTGGAGAAAAGGTTTTTTACTTTATCGCGCTCTTTAAGACCCTCGGTCATGTGATCGAAGGCCACCGCCAAATCGCCGACTTCGTCGTGGGATTTGACCTGGTCACGGGCTTTCACATCGAAATTACCCTTGGAAACCAAGTTGATCAGACCCGCCAATTTTTCAATAGGGGAGGTCAGTGTCATAGAGAAAAGGAAGATAAAGAAGATCGCCAAAGAAATGGCGGAACCAGCGACAAATATCGAACGGCGTTTTACTTCGTTTGATACTTCCAGGATCGCGGCTTCAGAAGTTTGCGAAATCACCATCGGACCATAGGAAGTTTTGACGGAGGCGCCAAAATAGTTGGAGCGTGACTCCGGATCCACAAACTTCGTTTGATACTGTGGCGATCTGGTATTCATGGCTTTGGAGACAAACGGATTTGTCACCATGGACATGCGTGACACGGCTCTTTGCTCATCTTTATGGGCAAGAACTTCACCTTGGCGGTCCAGAAGGAACTGTGTGCGCTCTGACAAATCAGTGAAAGGTTTTTGTAAAGGAGCCAACATCACATCTGCCAATACCACGTGGGTGATTTTACCCTGATCATCTTTGACCAAAGGAATACCAATAGTGACCATCGCCGGTGCATTCGGGTAAGAAGCGTTTTTGATTTCAATGGAACCTTCGGCAACGTTGCGCACTGGGAATTTTTGCCAAGCGCGAACGTTCACAAAATAAGCAGGAGTTAACAGGAATGGCTTAAGAACATCCTCTTTTACCTTGCTGACCACTGTTTCGACTGAAGAACCATTTAGTTTCAACACTTCCAGTGCGACAAAGTTTTTGTCTTTGGTGAAATTGAAATCCAGGTCTTCTGCGGCCGCTTCACCTTTCATTAACAATGAACCGTTGGTGCGCGTCTTATCAACCAGGGAGGCGATAATGTTGTCGACCTCTTTGGCTTTCGCCGAAGCAGATTCCAGGTTGGCGATATCGACCTGTTCTGCAGATTTCTTTTCGAAGTAATTCGAAGAGATAAATGTGATGGCTCCTGTTGAAGCCACCAGAATCAGGATCGTTACCGTGATGAGTTTGGTTGAGATGGGTATTCTCATTAGAAACTCCATTCCGCGAAGAAGTTGATATAGTTACCGACAACCACAGATTCATTCACGTCTCCGTCCAATGCGAAATTGGTGGAGGAGGGAACAGCTTTATAGGACATGCGATCTTCGCGGCGGGCATAGCCTACAAGTCCTGTAAATTTACTGTTGAATCTGTAACTGCCTAAAATTCCAAATTGGGTCGAAATACTCGGATCGATATCCTGATTGTTCGGAGTGGATACCTTCATCACCGAGGCATATACATGGGCATTCAGTTGAATGCCGAATTTTGGGGTCAATGAGTACCAGTACTCAATACCACCATGCGGTCCGATGGCGCTGATGATTTGATTTTCAGAGGTACCGGTGAATGGATCACCGATAGTTTCCGGAATCTCTTTATAGAATCCACCCATCTGATAGCGGATTTCACCACGGTCTCCCACCGGCATTTTGTAGACAGCATTGGCTTCGGCAGCTGCGAAAGTGCGGATTTCACCGTTAATTGTAAAGCCACTTAAGTCGACGATGGTTAAAAAGCCCCATGGTGACTTGCGCGCATTCCAGCCCAGGCCCAAACGACCTGTGCCTCCGAAGGCATCATATGCAACCATCGAGTTTTTTTCCGGATTGGAGCCCGAAAATTTCATGTCGGTGATAAGATAACTTGCAATACCATACCAGCCGCTGGTTTTTTCGATCGATTGACGAACCAGTGCCGTGTACTCAGCTGCTGCCGAACGATCCCCTTCGCGCACATCGAAGGCGATCTTGGAGGATTGCGAAGTCGGGCGCAGATTGGATTTGCCTTTTAGGATGACCTGATACTTTCCGCCTTCCCAGGAAGAATCAAAAGGGAGGGAGTCTTCAGTGTAGTTTTCATATGTTTTTACAACTTCCCATTTTTTAGTCGCAGGATTTGCACGAGCCACGATCACTTCATAGCCAGTGATATTTTCGGGACGGGACCATTTCACTTCCCGGACAAATTGGGACTCTGGCTTGGAAATAGTTGGCGGAGCCACGGCTTTGCCCAGAAGGGTAAAGGGAGCCACAGTCGTCGCATCGCTGGAAATGCCTTCAGAACTTCTTGCGGTGACTTTCCATGTATAAGGACTTGCGACAGGCAAAGTCGCTTTGAAGCGCGGTTCTTTCACTGTCTCTGTGATTTTTGTTTTGCCGTCTTCGGAATTTAATTCAAACGTATATTCGTCAGCGCCACCAACAGCATCCCACTTGAATTCGACATCTGTTTTCTCGTCATCATTCGATGCCAATTGGGCCTGCGGAGCAGGGGACTTCAAGTTGACATTATCCAGGCCGACATTGAACTCGCTTGGTGGTGACCAGTCACCAGGAACACCACGATAGTCGCGGGCGCGCAATTTCATCATGTACA
Protein-coding sequences here:
- the lgt gene encoding prolipoprotein diacylglyceryl transferase — its product is MVHDLDPFALRISGDFGVRWYGLSYMMGFICAYLLIKWLAQRQRSGLNAQMVGDFITYTAIGTLVGGRLGYVFFYGPDLLWKFKSSFPFWGVLAVNEGGMASHGGIIGIVIACLLYARKYSVNATYLFDLVAVVGPLGVFFGRIANFINGELVGRPCDPSYPLAVKFPQDIEMWPSQDFSRLNDLTTVVDKIGVSRETWLELLGKFHMDQAAREQVYGTLHNVVLSIQDGNAAAKAAIEPFLTPRYPSQLFAAVGEGLFLFIVLFFLWRKPRKPGFIASTFIVLYALVRIADEHFRMPDAQIGFQWLGLTRGQWLSVVMLAVGFLLMFVWSRSGSLKIPGWGRGHSIRLNRK
- a CDS encoding BrnT family toxin translates to MDYVEFEWDDAKAASNYRKHGVRFSEAVTIWKDESAIEVADLDHSTHEERWVRIGLSVDIRVIVVVYTERFLGFKVRVISARKATAVEVEQYMVRKI
- the hisS gene encoding histidine--tRNA ligase, whose protein sequence is MSEKIQRVRGTRDLLPEDSNVFRFVEESAYQKAKLYGFGEIETPIFEFSEVFHRTLGETSDVVSKETYDFTDRGGESLTLRPEGTAGVARAFISEGMSQNLPLKFYYSGPMFRYERPQKGRYRQFFQLGAECLGYDTPHADVECIAMAWDLLQQIGISADCTLEINTLGDAESRAAYRDALVAYFKSNESQLSTDSKNRLEKNPLRILDSKDEGDKKLNADAPKLEQYLNESSRSFFKKVLAGIEKLGIPFKVNNHLVRGLDYYCHTVFEFTTSKLGAQGTVLAGGRYDGLIEMMGGPKTPGVGWAAGIDRLADLTPKELAIAKEVLVAVIGADDAGEDESVKLAHEIRSRGIKVENFLSGKMGKKMQKANNKGAHYALILGGNEVSSGTVTVKNFVTGEQQTISRSDIATFDFKI
- a CDS encoding DUF3299 domain-containing protein, which gives rise to MKKWLIPGILILAVIVAVAGYQILGGGPSISGETVNWRQLGELDYITGNAPPELKALDNQPVKLPGFMVPLEDEQRQVVEFLLVPSPQACIHVPAPPPNQMVYVKMKKGVPAMQGPIWVYGTLKLVTKQSMYGDASFEITGEAIEPYK
- a CDS encoding ZrgA family zinc uptake protein, encoding MFKALFISVFSLAAVESMAHAHGVATVDVAFDGKNGRIQLHAPASSIYGFEYEAKSVKDKANKEAGLKKFNDKVNDLFQFAADNKCEVKMDYNEVVQKEKHADVNAIYNVTCEVAPAGTSVTLGVQDVFKRVKAVKVNVISGDTQKSQEVKKSGEKVEL
- a CDS encoding ABC transporter ATP-binding protein; this translates as MSSPAIPRSPRKLRKAEKRLSSSESLIEIQNLEYSYAGDNKPTLVIPEFSVRKGEELFLYGPSGTGKTTLLECLAGVLPLSKGSVKILGRDLAQMSSAQRDAFRAEHMGYVFQSFNLIPYLSVIENIELPLHLSPVRKARLGSVDTDMVIRALCGNLGIGDLLDKKVTELSVGQQQRVAVARALLGKPDLLLADEPTSALDADHREKFLKLLFDLSELYGTTVVFVSHDRGIENLFTRSVSLESINRTT
- a CDS encoding ABC transporter permease translates to MMIFLNLAIKSLKNRAFATTLTVLSIALSVALFLSVERAQRAAEEGFTQTISKTDLIVGARSGPLQLILYTVFNIGTPTQNVSFEAYQDLQKHPAVAWTIPYSLGDSHRGFRVVGTTSDFFKHYHFRGDQKVSLQSGTEVQGLWDVVVGSEVAHQLGYQLGDSIVIAHGVTKGEGIVHHDHRPFKITGIMAPTGTPLDRAVYISLEGMEALHMDWQDGAMPVAGKETPTSQIKKENIKIDNITSFFIGTKSRIETLKLQREINEYTKEPLLAIIPGATLSELWHSLSYVENVLRIISWMVLAVGFMGMLIALTTTLNERRREMAILRAVGATPGQIVGLLVFESAVLTVVGVITGVILSLLLTYSLKPWLQNSFGLYLEGSAITSKEFVYIFVAIFVGVLIGLIPALRAQKQALKDGLSVRV
- a CDS encoding PstS family phosphate ABC transporter substrate-binding protein, whose protein sequence is MKFFIASALVLSAFAAKAESLVKIDGSSTVFPVTEAVSEEFQASTKGAIRVTVGVSGTGGGFKKFCRGETDIQNASRPITKEEMKACRDSKVTYYELPIAFDAIAIVVNPKNDWVKEITAAELKKMWEPEAQGKIMTWKQVNSKWPDEKLSLFGASTDNGTFDYFTEAIVEKSKSSRGDYTASVDHNTRVTGVNGAKGGLGYLPFAYYLTNKDKLKLLGVVGGPKAPSKKAVLPTEKTVMSGEYNPLSRPIFIYVSQEAMASKPHVKQYVDFYLNNAAEMAKQVQYIPLPANAYKMAKEHVEKKKTGSVFKGEAHVGLTIEQILKKEAAL
- a CDS encoding adenylate/guanylate cyclase domain-containing protein, encoding MRIPISTKLITVTILILVASTGAITFISSNYFEKKSAEQVDIANLESASAKAKEVDNIIASLVDKTRTNGSLLMKGEAAAEDLDFNFTKDKNFVALEVLKLNGSSVETVVSKVKEDVLKPFLLTPAYFVNVRAWQKFPVRNVAEGSIEIKNASYPNAPAMVTIGIPLVKDDQGKITHVVLADVMLAPLQKPFTDLSERTQFLLDRQGEVLAHKDEQRAVSRMSMVTNPFVSKAMNTRSPQYQTKFVDPESRSNYFGASVKTSYGPMVISQTSEAAILEVSNEVKRRSIFVAGSAISLAIFFIFLFSMTLTSPIEKLAGLINLVSKGNFDVKARDQVKSHDEVGDLAVAFDHMTEGLKERDKVKNLFSKFHGSAVTEDLIGKDIGVGGQSKEVVVFFSDIRGFTAFSEKRSPEEVVEMLNEYFGVMVGIINSHGGVVDKFIGDAIMAVWGAPKTTPRDAHNALRACLEMRRSLEKLNEKRIERGQPAINIGMGLHAGTAISGTIGSDERMEYTVIGNTVNTASRIEASTKAFGADLLVTDTVIDKVGDDFKVELAGAAEVKGRSEAIKMYKVRAYKAGDKYVEVKTPYSDYEAESADKVKVKAA